Proteins co-encoded in one Cupriavidus nantongensis genomic window:
- a CDS encoding DUF6094 domain-containing protein, protein MPANQETSMALMFPRLARNFAKNGYYPTDEPTLERALNALMPSDGPMCILDPCAGEGVAIAEASHALGREQTKAFAVEFDAERARHARGLVDHCLHADLMDTMISKQSFGLLWLNPPYGDLSKDVNGNIGYQGQGRARLEKLFYQRSLSLLQYGGVLVFIVPGYVLDAELVGWLTRHYTDLRIYRAVETQFKQVVIFGRRVRQRELAPDGVKAVRNLLLQVGLGEVEAEELPSEWPFLPYIVPASPAEPEHFFRVTMEPEQFADEVGRLQGLWPSLDTHLGTAQQSLRPPARALSHWHLALALAAGAISGVVRSQTGRVLVVKGDTHKDKTLQREFTEREDGSIAETRILTDKFVPVIRAWDMTPGSPTRGEVLTIR, encoded by the coding sequence ATCCCCGCCAACCAGGAGACTTCCATGGCTCTCATGTTCCCGCGGCTCGCCCGCAATTTCGCCAAAAATGGGTACTACCCGACCGACGAACCCACGCTCGAAAGAGCCCTCAACGCACTGATGCCCAGCGACGGGCCGATGTGCATCCTCGATCCCTGCGCCGGTGAAGGCGTGGCAATCGCCGAAGCCTCTCATGCCCTCGGGCGCGAACAGACCAAGGCGTTCGCCGTCGAATTCGACGCCGAGCGGGCGCGCCATGCCCGCGGCCTGGTCGATCACTGCCTGCACGCGGACCTGATGGACACGATGATCTCCAAGCAGTCCTTCGGACTACTGTGGCTGAATCCACCGTATGGCGACCTGTCCAAGGACGTCAACGGCAACATCGGCTATCAGGGCCAGGGCCGTGCCCGCCTCGAAAAGCTGTTCTATCAGCGTTCGCTGTCGCTGTTGCAATACGGCGGCGTGCTGGTCTTCATCGTCCCCGGCTACGTGCTCGACGCGGAGCTGGTCGGCTGGTTGACGCGCCACTACACCGATCTGCGTATCTACCGAGCGGTGGAAACGCAGTTCAAGCAGGTGGTGATCTTCGGCCGCCGGGTCCGTCAGCGGGAGCTGGCACCCGATGGCGTCAAGGCCGTGCGCAATCTGCTGCTGCAGGTTGGGCTTGGCGAAGTCGAAGCCGAGGAACTGCCGAGCGAATGGCCGTTCCTGCCGTACATCGTCCCCGCCAGTCCGGCCGAGCCGGAGCATTTCTTCCGCGTGACGATGGAGCCCGAACAGTTCGCCGACGAGGTTGGCCGGCTGCAAGGCCTTTGGCCGTCGCTGGACACGCACTTGGGGACCGCGCAGCAGTCGCTGCGTCCACCGGCGCGGGCCTTGTCCCACTGGCATCTCGCCCTGGCTCTGGCCGCGGGCGCGATCTCCGGCGTCGTGCGCTCCCAGACGGGGCGCGTGCTCGTCGTCAAAGGTGACACCCACAAGGACAAGACGCTCCAGCGGGAATTCACCGAACGCGAAGACGGCTCCATCGCCGAGACACGCATCCTCACCGACAAGTTCGTGCCCGTCATCCGAGCGTGGGACATGACGCCTGGCTCCCCGACACGGGGCGAGGTGTTGACCATTCGCTGA
- a CDS encoding helicase-related protein, which translates to MSLDLETIAADAAPVQGELLDAESSPLTLSLQDFVGEFGDELLDALNSANPPVYTGQPQAHRQLIVASLKRKLFPAQAEVVHAAAELLIDRGERAAIVNGEMGCGKTTVGIAMAAVLNAEGYRRTLVLSPPHLVYKWRREIQETVAGAKVWVLNGPDTLVKLIKLREQLGVQPTGQEFFVLGRVRMRMGFHWKPVFTQRRTRHGDVAACPDCGTVITDLDGEPVNPVALEAEEYRRKCGHCAAPLWTLIRPRSLSGSDQSSAVLKALKRIPTIGEVTAQKLMQKFGDGFLASMLGDNIHEFINLMDGNGELVFSDRQATRMERAMANMEFGFGEGGYQPSEFIKRYLPQGTFDLLIADEAHEYKNGGSAQGQAMGVLAAKARKTLLLTGTLMGGYGDDLFYLLFRALPGRMIEDGYRPTTSGSMTSAAMAFMRDHGVLKDIYSESTGTAHKTAKGTKVSVRTVKAPGFGPKGVLRCILPFTIFLKLKDIGGNVLPPYDEEFREVAMDTAQAAAYRDLAGRLTAELKQALARRDTTLLGVVLNVLLAWPDCCFRSETVVHPRTRNTLAFVPAQFNEFEVTPKERELIDICKEEKAQGRKVLAYTVYTGTRDTTSRLKVLLEQEGFKVAVLRASVDASRREDWIAEQLDRGIDVLITNPELVKTGLDLLEFPTIVFMQSGYNVYSLQQAARRSWRIGQKHPVRVIYLGYAGSSQMTCLELMAKKIMVSQSTSGDVPESGLDVLNQDGDSVEVALARQLVAA; encoded by the coding sequence ATGTCCCTCGATCTCGAAACCATTGCCGCTGACGCCGCGCCCGTACAGGGCGAACTGCTCGACGCGGAATCATCCCCTCTGACCCTGAGCCTTCAGGATTTCGTCGGCGAGTTCGGCGACGAACTGCTCGACGCCCTCAACAGCGCCAATCCGCCGGTCTATACCGGCCAACCGCAGGCGCACCGGCAACTCATCGTCGCCAGCCTCAAACGCAAGCTGTTCCCGGCCCAGGCCGAAGTCGTCCACGCTGCTGCCGAGTTGCTGATCGACCGTGGCGAACGCGCCGCGATCGTCAATGGCGAAATGGGTTGCGGCAAGACGACTGTCGGCATCGCCATGGCCGCCGTGCTCAATGCCGAAGGCTACCGCCGTACCCTGGTCCTGTCGCCACCGCACCTGGTTTACAAGTGGCGGCGCGAGATCCAGGAGACGGTGGCCGGCGCCAAGGTATGGGTGCTCAATGGGCCGGATACGCTCGTCAAACTCATCAAGCTGCGTGAGCAGCTGGGTGTGCAGCCCACGGGCCAGGAGTTCTTCGTCCTGGGGCGCGTCAGGATGCGGATGGGGTTCCACTGGAAGCCTGTCTTCACCCAGCGGCGCACTCGCCACGGCGACGTGGCCGCGTGCCCGGACTGCGGCACGGTCATCACCGACCTCGACGGCGAGCCGGTCAACCCGGTCGCGCTCGAAGCCGAGGAATACCGCAGGAAGTGCGGCCACTGCGCCGCGCCCCTGTGGACGCTGATCCGCCCGCGCAGCCTGTCCGGCAGCGACCAGTCTTCGGCCGTGCTGAAAGCCCTGAAGCGCATCCCGACGATCGGGGAAGTCACCGCGCAGAAGCTGATGCAGAAGTTCGGCGACGGCTTCCTGGCCTCGATGCTGGGTGACAACATCCATGAGTTCATCAACTTGATGGACGGCAACGGCGAGCTGGTGTTTTCCGACCGTCAGGCCACGCGCATGGAGCGTGCGATGGCCAACATGGAGTTCGGCTTTGGCGAGGGCGGTTATCAACCCTCGGAGTTCATCAAGAGGTACTTGCCGCAAGGCACGTTCGATCTGCTCATCGCTGATGAAGCGCATGAGTACAAGAACGGCGGTTCCGCACAGGGCCAGGCCATGGGCGTGCTGGCGGCAAAGGCTCGGAAGACCTTGCTGCTGACCGGCACGTTGATGGGCGGCTACGGCGACGATCTCTTTTATCTGCTGTTCCGCGCCTTGCCTGGGCGGATGATCGAAGACGGCTACCGCCCGACCACGAGCGGCAGCATGACGTCGGCCGCCATGGCGTTCATGAGGGACCACGGGGTCCTCAAGGATATTTATTCCGAGAGCACCGGCACGGCGCACAAGACCGCGAAGGGCACGAAAGTCAGTGTCAGAACGGTCAAGGCCCCGGGCTTCGGGCCCAAGGGCGTGCTGCGCTGCATCCTGCCGTTCACGATCTTTCTCAAGCTCAAGGACATCGGCGGCAATGTACTTCCGCCGTATGACGAGGAGTTCCGCGAAGTCGCGATGGACACGGCGCAAGCCGCGGCCTACCGCGACCTGGCGGGTCGGCTGACCGCGGAGCTGAAACAGGCTCTGGCGCGACGCGATACGACCTTGCTGGGCGTGGTCCTCAACGTGCTGCTGGCCTGGCCGGATTGCTGCTTCCGGTCGGAGACCGTGGTGCATCCGCGCACGCGCAACACCTTGGCGTTCGTCCCGGCTCAGTTCAACGAGTTCGAGGTGACGCCGAAAGAGCGCGAGCTGATCGACATCTGCAAAGAGGAGAAGGCGCAGGGCCGCAAGGTCCTTGCCTACACGGTCTATACCGGCACGCGCGACACCACGTCGCGCCTGAAGGTGCTGCTGGAGCAGGAAGGCTTCAAGGTGGCGGTGCTGCGCGCAAGCGTGGATGCCAGCCGCCGCGAAGACTGGATCGCCGAGCAACTGGACCGTGGCATCGACGTGCTCATCACCAACCCCGAGCTGGTCAAGACGGGGCTGGACCTGTTGGAGTTCCCGACGATCGTGTTCATGCAGTCGGGCTACAACGTGTACTCGCTCCAGCAGGCGGCACGCCGCTCCTGGCGCATCGGGCAGAAGCACCCCGTGCGCGTGATCTACCTCGGCTACGCCGGTTCTTCGCAGATGACCTGCCTGGAGCTGATGGCCAAGAAGATCATGGTCTCGCAGTCCACCTCGGGCGACGTGCCCGAATCGGGGCTGGATGTCCTGAACCAGGACGGTGATTCCGTCGAGGTCGCACTGGCCCGGCAGCTTGTCGCCGCATGA
- a CDS encoding PilL N-terminal domain-containing protein, with the protein MCPSPPWFYHAERRLLAGFLGLLWSALAGGCATTTMPTAPDLIEEVSAAPEASAPELIPVVRYGRYTLVEMAPTAAQRDLLMQVIDVAMPEDARATVGDGLRHVLKRSGYGLCQTAHAVVELYALPLPAAHLHLGPMTLRDALLTLAGPAWELHADDRARQICFERPGYRAIAEHTSEPPATEAVQTFPLAPAASGGQP; encoded by the coding sequence ATGTGCCCCTCTCCACCGTGGTTTTACCATGCCGAACGCCGCCTTCTGGCGGGATTTCTCGGCCTGCTGTGGTCGGCGCTGGCGGGCGGCTGCGCAACGACCACGATGCCAACCGCACCCGACCTCATCGAGGAAGTGTCGGCCGCGCCGGAAGCCAGCGCACCCGAGCTCATTCCCGTCGTGCGCTATGGCCGCTACACCCTCGTGGAGATGGCGCCCACAGCGGCGCAGCGCGACCTGCTGATGCAGGTCATCGACGTGGCCATGCCTGAGGATGCCCGTGCCACAGTCGGCGACGGGCTGCGACATGTACTCAAGCGCAGCGGTTACGGCCTGTGCCAGACCGCGCATGCCGTGGTCGAGCTGTACGCGCTGCCATTGCCGGCGGCACACCTCCATCTCGGCCCCATGACCTTGCGCGATGCGCTGCTCACGCTGGCTGGCCCGGCCTGGGAATTGCACGCGGATGACCGCGCACGGCAGATTTGCTTCGAGCGGCCCGGTTACCGCGCGATCGCCGAGCACACATCCGAGCCGCCCGCCACCGAGGCGGTGCAGACGTTCCCGCTGGCGCCCGCGGCTTCGGGAGGCCAGCCATGA
- a CDS encoding TIGR03759 family integrating conjugative element protein, which translates to MKPSILFSALVLASVQWPIWAQQPATAPARNAQSQERPLAARVLVDRTASEWGLQPQEWTRYRELMDGPLGIYSPNLDPLSALGIEARTDEERRRYAELQVQVEARRVEKLLAYQRAYDEAWQRLNPGMQRVNLPDDKPGAGAARGSGRMAVFVKDGCTACGQLVQRLQSSGAEFDLYMVGSRQDDARIRDWAKRAQIDPARVRAGSITLNHDGGRWLSLGLPGDLPAAVREVNGQWQRQP; encoded by the coding sequence ATGAAGCCGTCGATCCTCTTTTCCGCGCTCGTGTTGGCGTCGGTGCAGTGGCCCATCTGGGCGCAGCAGCCCGCCACGGCCCCGGCGCGCAATGCGCAAAGCCAGGAGCGCCCGCTGGCCGCCCGCGTGCTGGTCGACCGGACGGCCAGCGAATGGGGCCTGCAACCGCAGGAATGGACACGCTACCGCGAGCTGATGGATGGGCCGCTGGGTATCTACTCGCCCAACCTGGACCCGCTGTCCGCCCTGGGCATCGAAGCTCGCACGGATGAAGAACGGCGCCGCTATGCGGAACTGCAGGTGCAGGTCGAGGCGCGCCGCGTCGAGAAGCTGCTCGCCTACCAGCGCGCCTACGACGAAGCCTGGCAACGCCTGAACCCCGGCATGCAGCGCGTGAACCTGCCCGACGACAAGCCGGGCGCTGGCGCCGCACGCGGCAGCGGGCGCATGGCGGTGTTCGTCAAGGACGGCTGCACGGCCTGCGGGCAGCTCGTGCAGCGCCTGCAATCCTCGGGCGCCGAGTTCGACCTGTACATGGTCGGCAGCCGCCAGGACGACGCTCGCATCCGCGACTGGGCCAAGCGCGCGCAGATCGACCCGGCGCGCGTGCGCGCCGGCAGCATCACGCTCAACCACGACGGCGGCCGCTGGCTGTCGCTGGGCCTGCCCGGTGATCTGCCTGCGGCCGTGCGCGAAGTGAACGGCCAATGGCAGCGCCAGCCGTAG
- a CDS encoding transglycosylase SLT domain-containing protein, translating to MAAPAVAVPLRALVLAAGLYAGAALAQEVPPPAYQLAAQRAGIPSTVLYAVALQESGIRRDGGKGRIVPWPWSLNVAGQSRRFATRADACAGLQQAMRATPHTRIDAGLGQINLGYHKHRFTSACDLLDPYRNLAVAAEILKEQHTPGEDWLLAIGRYHRPAGGEPAARYRRSVSRHLARVQGTRPTAAVLAARQETSP from the coding sequence ATGGCAGCGCCAGCCGTAGCCGTGCCCCTGCGCGCACTGGTGCTCGCAGCCGGCCTGTATGCCGGTGCCGCCCTGGCCCAGGAGGTTCCGCCACCGGCTTACCAGCTCGCTGCCCAGCGCGCAGGCATCCCCTCGACCGTGCTCTACGCCGTGGCCTTGCAGGAGAGCGGCATCCGGCGAGACGGGGGTAAGGGTCGCATCGTCCCGTGGCCGTGGTCCCTCAACGTTGCCGGCCAGTCGCGCCGCTTCGCCACGCGCGCCGACGCCTGCGCCGGGTTGCAACAGGCAATGCGCGCCACGCCGCACACGCGCATCGACGCAGGCCTGGGCCAAATCAACCTCGGCTACCACAAGCACCGCTTCACCAGCGCGTGCGACCTGCTGGACCCATACCGCAACCTGGCCGTTGCCGCCGAGATCCTGAAGGAACAGCACACCCCCGGCGAGGACTGGCTGCTGGCGATCGGCCGCTACCACCGCCCCGCAGGCGGCGAGCCCGCCGCCCGCTATCGGCGCAGCGTGTCGCGCCACCTCGCGCGTGTGCAGGGCACGCGCCCAACCGCCGCGGTCCTCGCCGCGCGCCAGGAGACCTCCCCATGA
- a CDS encoding integrating conjugative element protein, which translates to MTTSHPAHLAFTGLLMLLAGLPLAARAGEPLIVVEDRGGTSVLPYYEALNLQPRANAPARPPIPTPQVPATPADEAAMLPVRSAKLTPGTFARRVIEAPGLRPFVVIGDDEASRAWLQRRAAALRERGAVGLVVNVETAQDLARLRALVPGVPLAPVSGDDLAERLGLRHYPALITATGIEQ; encoded by the coding sequence ATGACGACATCCCATCCGGCCCACCTCGCGTTCACGGGCCTGCTCATGTTGCTGGCAGGCCTGCCGCTGGCCGCGCGTGCCGGCGAGCCGCTGATCGTGGTCGAAGACCGCGGCGGCACGTCGGTGCTGCCGTACTACGAGGCCCTCAACCTCCAGCCGCGCGCCAATGCCCCGGCGCGGCCGCCCATCCCGACGCCCCAGGTTCCTGCCACACCGGCGGACGAAGCCGCGATGCTGCCGGTGCGCAGCGCCAAGCTCACGCCCGGCACCTTCGCGCGGCGTGTGATCGAAGCGCCCGGCCTGCGGCCGTTCGTGGTAATCGGCGACGACGAGGCGTCCCGGGCCTGGTTGCAGCGCCGCGCCGCGGCCCTGCGCGAACGCGGCGCGGTCGGCCTGGTGGTCAACGTCGAGACCGCGCAGGACCTGGCACGGCTGCGCGCCCTGGTGCCGGGCGTGCCGCTCGCACCCGTGTCCGGCGATGACCTGGCCGAGCGCCTGGGTCTGCGGCACTACCCGGCGCTGATCACGGCCACCGGCATCGAGCAATGA
- a CDS encoding TIGR03747 family integrating conjugative element membrane protein: MKDAASTAQREQNQRQGLIVGTITLPFRLLGVLIGSLLFSIVVECVGMHLFWKDQGWRHSQQMLQYELSHLSNHFTRSVVVQEPGRTAHELVDTGYEWVFVRSGLLERMSRTAERARAPSQGQTHNFRYYISQVYIWTESYLIAAAFTTLTFLVRLLVLVLTLPLIFTAAFVGLIDGLVRRDVRRFGAGRESGFIYHRAKASLMPLAVLPWVTYLALPISVHPLVILLPSAALLGLAVSLTAGSFKKYL; this comes from the coding sequence ATGAAGGACGCAGCCTCGACCGCGCAGCGGGAACAGAACCAGCGCCAGGGCCTGATCGTCGGCACCATCACCTTGCCGTTTCGGCTGCTCGGGGTGCTGATCGGCTCGCTGCTGTTCTCGATCGTGGTGGAGTGCGTCGGCATGCACCTGTTCTGGAAGGACCAGGGCTGGCGCCACTCCCAGCAGATGTTGCAGTACGAACTAAGCCATCTGTCCAACCATTTCACGCGCAGCGTGGTCGTGCAGGAGCCGGGGCGCACGGCGCACGAGCTGGTCGATACCGGCTACGAATGGGTGTTCGTGCGCTCGGGGCTGCTGGAGCGCATGAGCCGGACCGCCGAACGCGCCCGCGCGCCCAGCCAAGGACAGACGCACAACTTCCGCTACTACATCAGCCAGGTCTATATCTGGACCGAGAGTTACCTGATCGCCGCGGCTTTCACGACGCTCACGTTCCTGGTGCGCCTGCTGGTCCTGGTGCTCACGCTGCCGTTGATCTTCACGGCGGCATTCGTTGGCCTCATCGACGGCCTGGTGCGACGGGACGTGCGCCGGTTCGGTGCAGGCCGGGAATCGGGCTTCATCTACCACCGCGCGAAAGCCAGCTTGATGCCACTGGCCGTGCTGCCATGGGTCACGTACCTGGCGCTGCCGATTTCAGTGCATCCGCTGGTCATTCTGCTGCCCAGCGCCGCTTTGCTGGGATTGGCTGTAAGTCTGACTGCGGGGAGTTTCAAGAAGTATCTATAA
- a CDS encoding ATP-binding protein has product MSRAHLRFQVDSRIATLLSQEYSSSERALKELVDNAWDADAEQVTIVLPKPLSGDPIIIQDDGTGMTEEELRRHYLSIASDRRSRRGERTSGKNRLVKGRKGIGKFSGLMAAASMSLETRVRGRVCRITLRLDDLSQVEDIEHLNIDLQSEACEPEQRGTTITLSDLNQGLAYPDASRFRQILLQDYGRQDDFAIMIDGKRLDVDDVLGSYSEQEQELPHAGKVKLRFAISDGKSGLRQPGITLRVDGKSVGRPGFFGLDQRDDFPPKLLRKLYGEIEADGLRDHITAGWDAAVENSELLKEVEGYVQPILRDAYEQQYRKEIQLAQARLQRAILARLSALPEHKRRFADRAIKKILDRYYGEPESKVEPMVNVLLEAMERSDYRILLEHIAEATPGDVAGVAERLDEFGLAEMAFLVQQAAARQVFLDQLEALVRDAATTESVLHKALERNLWVFGPEYSLFSSNSTLRRQVEDVLGKVYTGDKADKRPDLLLNENLSGKYLLIEFKRPSHALNHGDYVQAIGYRHELTKYVGSAVQVLLVGGGRSADFPTGSREPDVEDRIFGQIISTARRQIEWLLRTESL; this is encoded by the coding sequence ATGAGCCGTGCTCATCTTCGTTTCCAGGTGGATTCCCGTATCGCGACCTTGCTGAGCCAGGAATATTCGTCCTCCGAGCGAGCGTTGAAGGAACTCGTTGACAACGCATGGGATGCTGATGCTGAGCAGGTGACCATTGTCCTGCCGAAGCCCTTGAGTGGTGATCCCATCATCATCCAAGATGACGGTACCGGCATGACGGAGGAAGAACTGCGTCGGCACTATCTTTCGATTGCATCGGATCGGCGTTCCCGGAGAGGTGAACGAACCAGCGGAAAGAATCGCCTTGTTAAAGGGAGAAAAGGCATTGGAAAATTTTCGGGACTCATGGCTGCCGCTTCAATGTCGCTTGAAACCCGTGTGCGGGGCCGAGTTTGCCGTATCACGTTAAGACTTGACGATCTTTCTCAGGTTGAGGACATCGAGCATCTGAATATCGACTTGCAAAGCGAAGCGTGCGAGCCTGAACAGAGAGGAACCACGATTACGTTGAGCGATTTGAACCAAGGCCTTGCATATCCAGATGCCAGCCGTTTTCGCCAGATCCTGTTGCAGGACTATGGCCGACAGGATGACTTTGCCATCATGATCGACGGTAAGCGGCTAGATGTCGATGACGTTCTGGGCAGCTACTCGGAGCAGGAACAGGAGCTGCCGCATGCGGGCAAGGTAAAATTGCGCTTCGCCATCAGCGATGGAAAATCCGGTTTGCGCCAGCCCGGCATCACCTTGCGTGTGGATGGAAAGTCCGTTGGACGTCCAGGATTTTTTGGCTTGGATCAGCGTGATGACTTTCCACCCAAGCTCTTGCGCAAGCTATACGGCGAGATTGAGGCGGATGGGCTGCGCGACCACATCACGGCAGGATGGGACGCCGCAGTTGAGAATAGTGAACTTCTGAAAGAAGTGGAAGGCTATGTCCAGCCAATACTCCGGGACGCCTATGAACAGCAGTACCGAAAAGAAATTCAATTGGCGCAGGCTCGGTTGCAAAGGGCCATTCTCGCACGTCTGTCAGCCCTGCCTGAGCATAAGCGCCGATTCGCAGACCGTGCGATAAAGAAAATTCTCGACAGGTATTACGGAGAGCCTGAGAGCAAGGTCGAGCCGATGGTCAATGTGCTGCTGGAGGCGATGGAACGATCCGATTACCGTATTCTTCTGGAGCACATTGCGGAAGCAACTCCGGGCGACGTCGCAGGGGTGGCCGAGCGGCTGGACGAGTTTGGCTTGGCCGAGATGGCATTCCTGGTACAGCAAGCTGCGGCGCGCCAAGTTTTTCTTGATCAACTGGAGGCGCTTGTTCGTGACGCGGCAACTACCGAATCCGTTTTGCACAAAGCCCTGGAGCGCAACTTGTGGGTGTTTGGTCCGGAGTATTCTCTTTTCAGCTCAAACAGCACATTGCGGCGACAAGTGGAAGATGTTCTTGGGAAGGTCTATACGGGAGACAAGGCCGACAAACGTCCTGACCTGCTTCTCAACGAGAATCTGAGCGGCAAGTATCTATTGATCGAGTTCAAACGGCCAAGCCACGCGCTTAATCACGGTGACTACGTACAGGCAATTGGCTATAGACATGAACTGACAAAGTACGTTGGCTCTGCTGTTCAGGTTTTGTTGGTCGGTGGAGGTAGGTCTGCCGACTTTCCGACCGGAAGTCGCGAGCCGGATGTTGAAGACCGCATCTTTGGACAGATCATCTCCACCGCGCGGCGACAGATTGAGTGGCTGCTTCGAACCGAGAGTTTATGA